The Huiozyma naganishii CBS 8797 chromosome 1, complete genome genome window below encodes:
- the BSC6 gene encoding Bsc6p (similar to Saccharomyces cerevisiae BSC6 (YOL137W); ancestral locus Anc_3.24): MTHDRDTIELGDVSVDSPTVSTNAETSLGDPEITVTSESPDTALVRDVEWKGDIVTVFPLDYQKVPMVKYQIISCLMLFMVFGFNDQSTGALLPTLQEYYNASAIKVSNIFLVQLAGYTTASFCNEFVHRKFGTRGGIYLSVLLCTIPFLILVWKPKRLGVYVTCSFPLGLAIGILDATGNVLIGNLLVHKNEWMGILHATYGVAAMVTPPFVSYFVQWGHWSLFFLVPLVVAILALFLSIPSFKYETAVKYDYICNKDENLDDSTNSGNRESFIELMKQPPIFLYATFLFFYLGAEITTGAWFFSFLLETKLDDKIKMSYVAAAFWLGLTFGRFILGFVTKRAFVNEYRAAKTYTLLTLFFYTIFVFVGHISSHTLGYFVLLFITIFCCGFFIGPLFPSASIVAIQVLPARLHVTGVSIAVAFGGCGGAVLPYLAGAVIHWLGIKCMPFLSWLFVTFFSVVWLAYPRLIKGHEEFL; encoded by the coding sequence ATGACTCACGATCGCGATACTATTGAACTGGGAGATGTGTCGGTGGACTCGCCGACAGTCTCTACAAATGCGGAAACATCTCTGGGGGACCCTGAAATAACGGTTACGAGTGAGTCGCCAGACACAGCCTTGGTGCGAGATGTTGAATGGAAAGGTGATATTGTCACTGTGTTTCCCTTGGACTACCAAAAGGTACCCATGGTCAAATATCAGATCATATCGTGTCTGATGTTATTCATGGTTTTCGGCTTTAACGATCAGTCTACGGGCGCTTTGCTGCCCACGTTACAAGAGTATTACAATGCGTCTGCCATCAAAGTGtccaatatatttttggtaCAGCTGGCAGGATACACGACAGCATCCTTCTGCAACGAGTTTGTTCATCGGAAGTTCGGCACTAGGGGGGGAATATACCTGTCTGTGCTGCTCTGTACGATTCCGTTCCTTATCCTGGTGTGGAAGCCAAAGCGTCTCGGTGTCTATGTGACATGTTCATTCCCATTGGGACTAGCTATTGGTATTTTGGATGCAACTGGTAACGTTTTAATAGGCAATTTGCTGGTCCATAAGAACGAATGGATGGGGATTCTGCACGCAACATATGGGGTTGCAGCGATGGTAACACCTCCATTTGTCTcatattttgttcaatggGGGCATTGGTCACTGTTCTTTCTAGTCCCGTTGGTAGTTGCAATTCTGGCATTGTTCTTGAGCATTCCGTCATTTAAGTATGAGACCGCAGTAAAGTACGATTACATCTGTAACAAGGACGAAAATCTCGACGATAGTACCAACAGTGGTAACCGGGAATCATTCATAGAATTAATGAAACAACCACCGATTTTCCTTTACGCtactttcttgttcttctaTCTAGGAGCCGAGATCACTACCGGTGCGTGGTTTTTCTCCTTTCTATTGGAAACAAAATTAGACGACAAGATCAAGATGTCATACGTCGCAGCTGCATTCTGGCTGGGACTAACCTTTGGAAGATTTATTCTTGGGTTTGTCACCAAGAGAGCGTTTGTTAACGAATACAGAGCTGCCAAAACATATACTCTGTTGACGTTATTTTTCTACACCATATTTGTCTTTGTTGGGCATATCTCCAGTCATACATTGGGGTACTTTGTGTTGCTGTTTATCACAATCTTTTGCTGTGGCTTCTTCATCGGACCTTTATTTCCCTCTGCCAGTATTGTAGCAATTCAAGTGCTGCCGGCAAGATTGCATGTCACCGGTGTTAGCATTGCAGTGGCATTTGGTGGGTGTGGTGGTGCGGTACTACCGTACCTGGCGGGGGCAGTTATCCATTGGTTGGGAATTAAATGCATGCCGTTCTTAAGTTGGTTATTTGTGACTTTCTTTAGTGTAGTTTGGTTGGCATATCCGCGGTTAATCAAGGGACATGAAGAATTTTTGTAA
- the HRT1 gene encoding SCF ubiquitin ligase complex subunit HRT1 (similar to Saccharomyces cerevisiae HRT1 (YOL133W); ancestral locus Anc_3.28) — translation MSEVEKMEVDSDAAQGAPVAGQAAKKKFQIKKWTAVAFWSWDIAVDNCAICRNHIMEPCIECQPKAMTDTDNECVAAWGACGHAFHLHCINKWIKTRDACPLDNQPWQLARCGR, via the coding sequence ATGAGCGAAGTGGAAAAGATGGAGGTAGACTCAGATGCAGCGCAAGGTGCCCCCGTGGCGGGCCAAGCTGCgaaaaagaagtttcaGATCAAGAAATGGACCGCGGTGGCCTTCTGGTCGTGGGATATTGCTGTAGACAACTGTGCCATCTGCAGGAATCACATCATGGAGCCATGCATTGAGTGTCAGCCGAAGGCAATGACCGACACGGACAACGAATGTGTCGCCGCGTGGGGTGCGTGTGGCCACGCATTCCACTTGCATTGTATTAACAAATGGATCAAGACAAGAGACGCGTGTCCCCTCGATAATCAACCCTGGCAGCTGGCTCGCTGTGGCCGATGA
- the RTC1 gene encoding Rtc1p (similar to Saccharomyces cerevisiae YOL138C; ancestral locus Anc_3.22) gives MPDGSVPSYGKMHSHSYSNADTGMENAMNAKRTAAFRINHYNSSSPIHTTDIPGRPRLSGKHSYASSYVMHSNIPMGKQNVDDQEQISSSAPFHGRAPAQSTYRNSMSTNKSSGLMYHDKSKKEISSIDIVHDPQATALICAGKAHLGYYKFSPQDRSLKCQYDLLHSSFQNSRISATSFLPKRSRQIKLSTIADVKTGFHNYKNYVAVCTNSTTVSLFDINRANQTDSALVSSLAEHTRSVNSFDFNMMQTNLLISGGQDGCVKIWDIRTNNPTKIVNTCDVRINTTFGSIRDIKWMPGYNFSGNDRNYTDLRSHGGYKFASIHDSGALLKFDMRQPNQPEKRINAHTGPGLCLNWHPHQDYIASGGRDGKCCLWYFGDRMEQSATNLQANSAYQHQFQSHFSGNSNTNAAVSFPETTINIGSPITKLKFRPTYDKNIHNSLIAISSMGEEAQVSIYSLARRYIPKHILQTKAPSLGLVWWNNNVIFNIDKDDTINGWDIREEPTVLDNLTKAVTTWRDIDGDGFTFIDQSVGGYDAVDDPTRAPFDSHKDRISLSAHSKTSSNLSTGILGKMTMSHSNMAGYGMERPQITKTGPSMSSRSLAGSPMLNLSSNGSAESLSTHEEDGSEYHPPSIITLDLPFILNGMRVSQLQKYNNRSGIPNGAMLKDLPVDVFKYLVRELQFSLNLDVEETSFKPSKQQDSIIEDDQEEKNLMKKFGFSENSTWAALVNKDQNKKEEVSEVDASTDSSNSKSNRTRSSSTKITAKAHKIDDAADITNRANIGENWDTTKKDKGIKEGERSKLYEALHKPHPSPKDKVKILVQLMKAASHNADTYSNIEDLQNFKVWILIRDSLIWDLNRCSKNDSDDVPLEMRHAGEVPVQHDLNTYDVENPRKISTASEFSNKGLTSDVESMMIGERPQALRALSVESRYSDMKQPRELESNVSSPALNPTHAAMKGGSPISKTTKPMTEQGQDITGESAIEEDDHLDEGDVSNIDKQSPYSSSEGATHSIPILRNTKKRLSFIDTFMTGSYAGGDYTGDEFSNRAGKVPPNQGSPRSKLSSLQSFATTNNSNHTPFFKKIISQASSPRIFEGNSIDNYFGSIGGNSIRHTFSATDSDAGTTPYAKKKSAPWGTKKLIRQVYKHAVEAGNVLLSITILLLFQNVYDIAPEEVVKNSLFEFLSMLHRFEAFETASFLLKHCSWEDILGSESGQSSIQIYCDRCHGLIMNEPSKERFTKEKHNMEANGENDPMRKFGYWYCDSCKKPTTLCVYCEKPMKGLTMGLLSCGHEGHFACLREWFITENADTCPGGCNIKLNFT, from the coding sequence ATGCCTGACGGATCTGTACCGTCTTATGGGAAAATGCACAGCCACTCTTACTCCAATGCGGATACTGGAATGGAAAACGCAATGAATGCGAAGAGAACCGCTGCGTTTAGGATCAACCATTACAACTCCAGTTCACCAATTCACACGACAGATATTCCCGGCAGACCACGACTCTCTGGAAAACACTCTTATGCCAGCAGCTATGTCATGCACAGTAATATCCCTATGGGCAAGCAAAATGTTGATGACCAAGAACAGATTAGTAGTTCTGCACCATTTCACGGAAGAGCGCCAGCTCAGTCTACGTACAGGAATAGCATGTCAACAAATAAATCCTCGGGATTGATGTACCATGACAAatccaagaaggagattTCCAGTATTGATATTGTGCATGACCCCCAGGCCACGGCCCTTATTTGTGCTGGGAAAGCTCACTTGGGATATTATAAGTTCTCACCACAGGATAGATCATTAAAATGTCAGTACGATCTTTTACACTCCAGCTTCCAGAATTCGCGAATCTCGGCTACCTCATTCTTACCCAAACGCAGCCGACAAATTAAGCTGAGCACGATCGCAGATGTTAAAACAGGGTTTCACAACTATAAGAACTACGTTGCGGTGTGTACCAATTCAACGACAGTTTCGTTGTTTGATATCAACAGGGCAAATCAAACGGATTCCGCTTTGGTGTCGTCGCTTGCTGAGCACACAAGATCGGTAAACAGTTTTGACTTCAACATGATGCAGACAAACTTGCTGATTAGCGGGGGTCAAGACGGGTGCGTAAAAATTTGGGATATTCGCACGAATAACCCAACAAAGATCGTCAACACGTGTGATGTCAGGATAAATACAACGTTTGGCTCGATCAGAGATATCAAGTGGATGCCGGGCTACAATTTTAGCGGAAACGACAGAAACTATACGGATCTGCGAAGCCATGGAGGATACAAATTTGCTTCCATACACGATTCGGGGGCCCTACTCAAATTCGATATGCGGCAGCCGAATCAGCCAGAGAAAAGGATCAACGCACATACGGGGCCTGGACTGTGTTTGAACTGGCACCCGCATCAAGACTACATCGCAAGTGGTGGTAGAGATGGGAAATGCTGCCTTTGGTATTTTGGCGATAGGATGGAGCAAAGTGCTACAAATCTACAAGCCAATTCTGCCTATCAACACCAGTTTCAGAGCCACTTCAGTGGCAACTCCAACACGAACGCCGCAGTTTCTTTCCCGGAAACAACAATAAACATTGGCTCTCCAATCACCAAGTTGAAATTCAGACCAACGTATGATAAAAATATCCATAACTCATTAATAGCTATCTCTTCTATGGGAGAAGAGGCTCAAGTGTCAATTTACTCTCTGGCTAGAAGATACATCCCGAAGCACATTTTACAGACAAAGGCACCATCCTTAGGGCTTGTTTGGTGGAACAATAACGTGATATTTAACATTGACAAGGACGACACAATTAACGGGTGGGATATCAGAGAGGAGCCCACTGTGTTGGATAACCTGACAAAGGCCGTTACTACTTGGAGGGACATTGACGGTGATGGGTTTACATTTATAGACCAGTCCGTCGGAGGATATGATGCCGTGGACGACCCCACCAGAGCGCCGTTTGACTCCCATAAAGACCGAATTAGTTTATCTGCCCACAGCAAAACCTCTTCGAATCTATCGACAGGTATACTAGGAAAAATGACGATGAGCCATTCCAACATGGCAGGCTACGGCATGGAGCGGCCTCAAATCACAAAGACTGGACCATCCATGAGCTCAAGGAGCTTAGCAGGCTCACCAATGCTCAACCTTTCCTCAAATGGATCTGCAGAATCATTGTCCACACACGAAGAAGATGGAAGTGAGTATCACCCGCCATCAATTATTACCTTAGATTTGCCTTTCATCCTCAATGGAATGAGGGTATCGCAATTACAGAAATACAATAATCGGTCAGGTATTCCAAACGGTGCCATGCTAAAGGACCTACCAGTTGACGTATTCAAATATCTTGTCCGGGAATTGCAATTTTCATTGAATCTTGACGTGGAAGAAACGAGCTTTAAGCCTTCTAAACAACAGGACAGTATTATTGAAGAtgatcaagaagagaaaaatttaatgaagaaatttgGATTCTCTGAAAACTCGACTTGGGCAGCCTTAGTCAATAAAGACCAGAATAAAAAGGAGGAGGTTTCTGAAGTCGATGCATCAACAGATAGCAGCAACAGTAAAAGCAACCGCACACGGAGCTCATCAACTAAGATAACTGCTAAAGCCCACAAGATAGACGATGCAGCTGACATCACAAACAGAGCCAACATCGGAGAAAACTGGGACACCACAAAGAAGGACAAAGGTATCAAAGAGGGCGAGAGGAGCAAACTATACGAAGCATTACATAAGCCACATCCAAGCCCGAAGGATAAAGTGAAGATACTAGTTCAATTAATGAAAGCTGCCAGTCATAATGCAGATACCTATTCCAATATCGAGGACCtccaaaacttcaaagtgtgGATATTAATAAGGGATTCATTAATATGGGATCTTAATCGAtgttcaaaaaatgatAGCGACGATGTACCTCTTGAAATGAGGCATGCTGGAGAGGTACCTGTTCAACATGATCTGAACACGTATGATGTTGAAAACccaagaaaaatttcaacGGCATCTGAGTTTAGTAATAAAGGACTCACAAGTGACGTGGAGTCGATGATGATTGGTGAGCGTCCCCAGGCATTGCGCGCCCTGTCTGTGGAATCTAGATATAGCGATATGAAACAACCGAGGGAATTAGAGTCTAATGTGTCGTCACCCGCCTTAAACCCCACGCATGCGGCGATGAAAGGGGGGTCGCCTATTTCTAAAACCACGAAACCAATGACtgaacaaggacaagaTATAACGGGAGAGAGCGCCATTGAGGAAGATGACCACCTTGACGAAGGAGACGTTTCGAATATTGACAAACAGAGCCCTTACTCTTCTTCCGAAGGTGCTACACACAGCATCCCAATTCTTAGAAACACTAAGAAGAGACTATCGTTTATTGACACGTTTATGACTGGATCATACGCGGGTGGTGATTACACAGGCGACGAATTCAGCAACAGAGCTGGAAAGGTACCACCTAACCAAGGTAGTCCACGCAGCAAACTCTCCTCATTGCAAAGTTTTGCGACAACTAATAACTCGAATCACACTccatttttcaagaaaatcaTCTCTCAGGCGAGCTCGCCGCGTATTTTCGAGGGTAATTCCATCGACAACTATTTTGGATCGATCGGGGGAAACTCTATTCGTCACACATTTAGCGCAACTGATAGTGATGCTGGAACGACACCTTACGCTAAAAAGAAATCTGCACCTTGGGGGACGAAAAAGCTTATCCGTCAAGTTTATAAGCACGCAGTGGAGGCAGGAAACGTTTTACTCTCGATCACCATTTTGTTGCTATTTCAGAATGTGTACGACATTGCTCCTGAAGAGGTAGTCAAGAACAGTCTTTTTGAGTTCTTGAGTATGTTACACCGTTTTGAAGCGTTTGAAACGGCGTCctttcttttgaaacatTGTTCTTGGGAGGACATACTAGGAAGCGAATCAGGACAATCTTCTATTCAAATATATTGCGACAGATGCCATGGTCTGATAATGAACGAACCATCTAAGGAAAGATTTACAAAGGAGAAACACAACATGGAAGCCAATGGTGAGAATGATCCGATGAGGAAGTTTGGGTACTGGTACTGTGATTCGTGTAAGAAACCGACCACACTGTGCGTGTACTGTGAAAAACCGATGAAGGGTCTGACCATGGGATTATTGTCGTGTGGTCACGAGGGCCATTTTGCATGCCTGAGGGAATGGTTCATAACTGAGAATGCGGACACTTGTCCCGGCGGGTGTAATATCAAGTTGAACTTTACTTAA
- the PFK27 gene encoding 6-phosphofructo-2-kinase (similar to Saccharomyces cerevisiae PFK27 (YOL136C); ancestral locus Anc_3.26), whose product MAQGPMVESGAGTSNKVCNSTTTLSDMTTKAYISPAVDHADLYPRGPVVLNDQCAAQQPKFIVVLVGLPAVGKSTVAKELVQYLNSTAQTSSLRCHIFNAGDIRRQMCVGSPLKIAGEQESDLFXXXXXMVDLLQSVDEDHCDVALFDATNSTIKRRRHIFDDIALYNSRKESRFSLSVIVLQISCTDPDMVRYNIHRKSYNKDYSDKPYAVALKDFAKRLEHYYESFIPFTEKEFDRTRCTTFTADNFGFFNLVNNGLTKENKNRIELQGAGDAKLVITVYQAVAAFIDNYYTLYGKSYVDAVKQFYEVNNANRDSSTKKGISPAIMDQLNRLNILRGVINEPYFKKLKHLKKLNLRDLTGL is encoded by the coding sequence ATGGCCCAAGGTCCAATGGTGGAGTCTGGCGCTGGGACTAGCAACAAAGTTTGTAATTCGACAACGACGCTCTCAGATATGACAACGAAGGCTTATATAAGTCCTGCGGTAGACCATGCAGATCTTTACCCGAGGGGCCCGGTAGTTCTCAATGACCAGTGTGCTGCACAGCAACCCAAGTTTATTGTGGTGCTGGTCGGGCTGCCTGCGGTGGGAAAGTCAACTGTCGCAAAGGAGTTAGTGCAGTACTTGAATTCAACAGCTCAGACGAGCTCCTTACGATGTCATATTTTCAACGCGGGGGATATCCGGAGACAGATGTGCGTGGGGTCGCCATTGAAAATCGCTGGTGAGCAGGAGAGCGATCTGTTTNNNNNNNNNNNNNNCATGGTCGACCTCTTACAGAGCGTCGATGAGGACCATTGCGATGTAGCACTCTTCGATGCTACGAACTCGACCATCAAGAGAAGACGCCACATTTTTGACGATATTGCACTCTACAACAGTCGAAAGGAATCGCGGTTCTCATTATCCGTGATCGTGCTGCAGATCTCGTGTACGGACCCCGACATGGTCAGATACAACATCCATAGAAAATCGTACAACAAGGACTACTCAGACAAACCGTATGCAGTGGCCCTGAAGGATTTTGCGAAAAGGCTCGAACATTACTACGAATCCTTCATCCCTTTCACGGAGAAGGAGTTTGACCGTACACGTTGCACTACATTTACCGCAGACAATTTTGGattcttcaacttggtTAATAACGGATTaacaaaggaaaacaaaaacaggaTAGAATTACAAGGGGCGGGGGACGCCAAACTCGTAATCACAGTTTACCAAGCTGTAGCGGCGTTTATCGACAATTATTACACTCTGTACGGTAAAAGCTATGTCGATGCGGTTAAGCAGTTCTACGAGGTAAACAATGCTAATCGAGACAGCTCAACGAAAAAGGGTATTTCACCTGCCATAATGGACCAACTTAACCGTCTAAATATTTTACGGGGGGTCATTAACGAGCCTtatttcaaaaagttgaaacacttgaaaaaattgaatctAAGGGACCTAACAGGACTTTAA
- the PFS2 gene encoding cleavage polyadenylation factor subunit PFS2 (similar to Saccharomyces cerevisiae PFS2 (YNL317W); ancestral locus Anc_3.25) translates to MESINGMNSAAQKKYVSHRRTVDITSSYNRLYYYRKHGLLVPPIQPEVSYTVNIMPPDVYKGATRVVNMPTKFTHLSSNKVKHVIPTIRWTPEGRRLIVATYNGEFSLWNGTSFNFESLMQAHDSSITTMQYSHMGDWLISGDADGGIKIWQPNFNMVKELDGAHTECIRDVAFSANDSKFVSCSDDNILKIWNFTNGQQERVLTGHHWDVKSCDWHPTMGLIASASKDNLVKLWDPRTGNCVSTILKFKHTVLKTRFQPGGGNLLLGISKDKSCRVFDIRQNMTELMVFRDDVDYMTLLWHPINHSTFTVGNYDGSIKHFDVLQDITKPVHVIPFAHDKCVTSLSYNPAGNILASASKDRTIRFWTRARPVDPNAYDDPTYNDHKINGWYLGINNNINAVREKTEFGAAPPLQDNETSAFATSSTYQTNSISNPSGPPVSAGRKSTLPGLG, encoded by the coding sequence ATGGAATCTATCAATGGTATGAATTCAGCTGCGCAGAAGAAATACGTATCACATCGGAGGACTGTGGACATAACGTCGTCATATAACAGACTGTACTACTATAGAAAACATGGGCTGCTTGTTCCACCAATACAGCCGGAAGTATCCTACACCGTCAATATCATGCCGCCAGACGTCTATAAAGGTGCTACGCGTGTGGTTAACATGCCTACGAAATTCACGCATTTGAGTTCGAATAAAGTAAAGCACGTAATCCCTACAATTCGTTGGACACCGGAGGGGAGGAGATTGATAGTGGCTACGTATAATGGTGAGTTCTCACTTTGGAACGGTACTTCCTTCAACTTTGAGAGTTTGATGCAAGCACATGACTCGTCGATCACCACAATGCAATACTCGCATATGGGCGACTGGCTTATCAGTGGTGATGCTGACGGTGGAATCAAGATATGGCAGCCGAATTTCAACATGGTCAAGGAATTGGATGGAGCACACACTGAGTGCATCAGAGATGTTGCATTCTCAGCAAACGATTCAAAGTTTGTGAGCTGTTCGGATGATAATATCTTAAAGATTTGGAATTTCACGAACGGTCAGCAGGAACGTGTTTTGACTGGGCATCATTGGGACGTCAAGAGCTGTGACTGGCATCCAACGATGGGACTTATTGCTTCTGCATCCAAAGATAATTTAGTGAAGCTATGGGATCCAAGGACAGGGAACTGTGTTTCGACTATCCTGAAGTTCAAACACACAGTACTGAAAACGAGATTTCAGCCAGGTGGAGGGAACCTGCTACTGGGTATATCTAAGGATAAGTCATGTCGTGTTTTTGATATCAGACAAAATATGACAGAGCTCATGGTTTTCAGGGACGATGTGGATTATATGACTCTTTTGTGGCATCCTATTAACCATTCAACATTTACTGTAGGAAACTATGATGGTTCGATTAAGCATTTCGATGTATTGCAAGATATAACGAAACCAGTTCACGTAATACCGTTTGCGCACGACAAGTGTGTGACTTCGTTATCATACAATCCTGCTGGTAATATTTTGGCAAGTGCCAGTAAGGATAGGACAATCAGGTTCTGGACGAGGGCAAGGCCCGTAGATCCTAATGCATACGATGATCCAACATACAACGATCATAAAATCAACGGGTGGTACCTTGGTATAAATAACAATATCAACGCAGTGAGGGAGAAAACGGAGTTTGGTGCTGCTCCGCCTCTTCAAGATAACGAAACATCAGCATTCGCCACTTCATCTACTTATCAGACCAACTCCATTTCAAATCCATCTGGGCCACCCGTTTCTGCAGGGAGGAAATCGACACTGCCCGGTTTGGGTTGA
- the MED7 gene encoding mediator complex subunit MED7 (similar to Saccharomyces cerevisiae MED7 (YOL135C); ancestral locus Anc_3.27), translating to MAEEPASNDISSLYPPPPPYIKFFTKENLDRLPSYLEKKRSQEQGGYGNDAEHVTSELDFLIPPPMPADDQYRAFGSTWQVKDKLPDLEAMGMTQLYQKTQPGQGPSPEGEATNYQYKIKELKRLLQSLLLNYLELVGILSINPELYEPKVENIRTVLVNIHHLLNEYRPHQSRESLIMLLEEQLEYKKGEIKTVEATCQQVRQKLAEIEKSLT from the coding sequence ATGGCCGAAGAACCCGCCAGCAACGATATCAGCTCGCTGTACCCACCCCCACCACCGTACATAAAATTCTTCACGAAGGAAAACCTGGACAGGCTGCCCTCCTACCTTGAGAAAAAGCGGTCTCAGGAGCAGGGGGGCTACGGCAACGATGCGGAACACGTTACAAGCGAGCTCGATTTCCTTATCCCGCCGCCAATGCCCGCAGACGATCAGTACCGTGCCTTTGGCAGTACCTGGCAAGTAAAGGACAAACTACCGGACCTCGAGGCCATGGGGATGACGCAATTGTACCAGAAAACGCAGCCAGGACAAGGGCCGAGCCCTGAGGGTGAAGCAACGAACTACCAGtacaaaatcaaagagcTGAAACGGCTTCTGcagtcgctgctgctgaatTACCTCGAGCTAGTGGGCATACTCAGCATCAACCCAGAACTGTACGAGCCAAAAGTGGAAAACATAAGGACTGTCCTCGTGAACATCCACCACTTGCTAAACGAGTACAGACCGCACCAATCCCGCGAATCGCTCATCATGCTGCTCGAAGAGCAACTCGAGTACAAGAAGGGCGAAATCAAGACCGTGGAGGCAACGTGCCAGCAAGTGCGTCAGAAACTGGCAGAAATCGAAAAGTCCCTCACATAG